A stretch of Lathyrus oleraceus cultivar Zhongwan6 chromosome 6, CAAS_Psat_ZW6_1.0, whole genome shotgun sequence DNA encodes these proteins:
- the LOC127094865 gene encoding uncharacterized protein LOC127094865: MSKIKANLTTKGGILGLPAKFLIDEARYFSSMKSMGTFEAILALLIYGLFPFPNVDDFVDINAIKIFLIENPVPTLLADVSHSIHLINFHKGGMIICCTTLLYKWFILHFPRSTAFWELKDGLLWSQKIMSFTHSNFDWFDRAYEGVTIIDSCDEFPNVPLLSTKGGINYNPILARRQFGYPMKENPNTIFLESFFFNEGEDNKVFKEKIVHTWCHVHKKRR, translated from the coding sequence ATGTCTAAGATCAAAGCTAATCTGACTACAAAAGGAGGAATTCTTGGTTTACCTGCTAAATTCTTGATAGATGAGGCTCGTTATTTTTCTAGCATGAAGAGTATGGGCACCTTTGAGGCTATTCTTGccttgctcatctatggattgtTCCCCTTCCCTAATGTTGACGACTTTGTTGACATTAATGCTATCAAAATATTCCTAATTGAAAATCCAGTTCCTACCTTGCTTGCAGATGTTTCCCATTCGATCCATCTCATAAATTTTCATAAGGGAGGAATGATCATATGTTGTACAACTCTACtctacaagtggtttattttgcactttccTCGGTCTACTGCCTTTTGGGAACTCAAGGATGGTTTGCTATGGTCACAAAAGATTATGTCTTTCACTCATTCTAACTTTGATTGGTTTGATCGCGCTTATGAGGGGGTGACAATTATTGATAGTTGTGATGAGtttcctaatgtacctcttcttaGTACAAAGGGAGGCATTAACTACAACCCAATTTTGGCTCGTCGTCAGTTTGGATACCCAATGAAGGAAAATCCCAACACCATCTTCTTAGAGAGTTTCTTCTTCAATGAAGGAGAAGACAACAAAGTGTTCAAGGAAAAGATTGTACACACCTGGTGCCATGTTCATAAGAAAAGAAGATAA